In Listeria monocytogenes, the following proteins share a genomic window:
- a CDS encoding Imm51 family immunity protein produces MENYVSIVKVENNLSVCFYNSSEKVVAIAKKMNEINKDAYMHGYNWEAFFNYYLPKYAPEVLEGMGSDPEAEMYVAYYTLSPETEARAEKLVQVITNLIENEELLYQIIENEGNNISWDN; encoded by the coding sequence ATGGAAAATTACGTATCAATAGTAAAAGTCGAAAACAATCTTTCCGTGTGCTTTTACAACAGCTCGGAGAAAGTAGTAGCAATTGCGAAGAAAATGAATGAGATTAACAAAGATGCTTATATGCATGGTTACAATTGGGAAGCATTTTTTAACTACTATTTACCTAAATATGCTCCAGAGGTCTTAGAAGGAATGGGCTCTGATCCGGAAGCGGAAATGTATGTGGCGTATTACACGCTATCACCTGAAACTGAGGCACGAGCAGAAAAACTTGTTCAAGTAATTACGAATCTCATCGAGAACGAAGAACTACTTTATCAAATAATTGAAAATGAAGGCAATAATATTAGTTGGGATAATTAA